The sequence GCAGGCACTCCTCGATGTCGGCGAGGTAGCCCTCGCGCGAGCGCACCAGCCACGGCTCCGGATCGAACTCCTCCCCGTCCGGCGGCCCGTCCGCCACCACGGGGTCATCGACCGGCCGCCGGCCCGCCTCGGCGGCCTCGGCCGCCCCGGACACCCAGCGCCTGGCCAGGGTCCTGCTGCGGGGCCGGCCGTCGGTGAGCGCCACCGCCCACGTCTCCTCCGTCTCGTGGTCGATCGCGACGAAGCGCGTGGCCGACATCCAGACCGCGTCGGGGAGCGGGGAGACATGGGGCGAGGCCGCGCCGCAGTCGCGCTTCAGCTCGTAGCCGAAGTGCCCCACGTAGCCGCTGTTCAGATCGAACGGCAGCGCGGGGTCGGCCGCCACGGCGCGCGAGCGCACGCGGTCGTCCAGCACGTCGAAGATCGAGTTGTAGATCGCCGTGCCGATGCCCGAGGCGTCGTGGACCTGCACGCTTCCCGAGCCGGCGCCGCAGGACAGCACCTCCCCGTGGGGGCCGCCCGCGTCACCGAGGAAGGAGAACCGCGCTGCCCCCTGGCCGGTGCGGCTGCTGTCCAGCCAGAACGCGTACGGCTGCGCGCCGAACAGCTCGGCGAACACCGTCTCGGCGTCGGCGGCGCCGGGGACACGCTCCACCTCCAGCGACCATCGGGGACTCCGGGTCGGGCAGGCCCCGCCGCCGTCCTTCCGTCCCGCCGACAGGGCCAGCTCGCGGAAGTTGCGCAGCAGCGCCGGGCCGTACTCCGTCGAGATCGACTCGGGGTGGAACTGCACGCCCCACCACGGCATCGTCCGGTGCCGCAGCCCCATGACGACGGAGTCGCCGGCCCACGCCGTGATCTCCAGGTCGTCCGGGGCGGGGGTGGCCACGCACAGGGAGTGGTAGCGCACGGCGTTGAAGCCCTGCGGCAGGCCGTGGAACAGGTCGCGCCCGCAGTGCCGGATCTCCTCGACGTACCCGTGGATCGGGGCGGGGGCCGGCACCACGTCGGCGCCCGACAGCCAGCCGAGTGCCTGATGGCCCAGGCACACCCCCAGCACCGGCAGCCCGGACTCGCGGATCACGTCGAGGGACGCCCCGATGTCCCGCTCCACCTGCGGACGCCCGGGGCCGGGGGAGATGATCAGCGCGTCGAACCGGTCCAGGTCCATCCTGTGCCAGCTGTCGTCGTCGTTGGCCAGGACGACCGGCTCGACCCCGTAGGTCTCCGCGATGAGCTGGAACAGGTTGTAGGTGTAGGAGTCGTAGTTGTCGATGATCAGCGTGCGCACGGCGGTTCCCTGGGGTAGGTCAGAGGGCGGCGGCGGACTTCCCGCCGGCGGGCAGGGCGTGGGAGAGGAGCGCGCGGGCGTGGAGCGCCCGCCGCCACTCTCCGGCCCGCCCCGAGACGCGCGCCTCGACGGTACGGCCGTGCGCGTCCACCCACGCGCGTACCGGCCGGATCCCGTGCAGGGCGTTGAGCGTCCACGTCTCCACCCGCTGGAGCTCGTCCGGCGAGCACCGTTCGGACCGGATCCGGAACCGCCACGCCCAGGCGAGCTGTTCCAGCAGGACACGGGTGATCGAGGGCAGCACGGCCAGGTCGGGGGCGGGGACGCAGAGAGTGTCACGCCGCCACCACACGATCGAGGAGTGGGCCGCCTCCAGCGCCGTGCCGTCCCCGGCGTACAGCAGCGCGTCGTCGGCGCCGGCCGCCCGCGCGCCGGCCCGCAGGTCGGCCAGCGCCGGCAGGTCGGGCCCCTTCACGCCGGGACGGGTGCGCGGATCGGGCCGCCGGGGGATCCAGAGGCTGACCGTGTCGCCGGTGCCGGGTGCCGGGCGCATCCACAGGGCCAGGCCCGGCGACGACCCCCCGTAGGCCTCGATCCGGGGGAACCAGCGTCCCTCGCCCGGGAGCTCGCGGCGGACGTCGGCGAGGAAGCGCCGTACGGTGCTCCGGGGCAGGCCGGGGACGAGCCGGGAACAGGCGAGCTGGAAGCGCTGCTCGTGCAGGGCCAGGCCGCGGACCCGGCCCCGCGCGACCAGCCAGGAGTCGACCACCGCCGGGGGCTCGGCGGACCCGCCGGGGCCGGGGAGGAAGGACGCCTCCCGCGACCAGGACAGGCGGCGCCCGGTCAGCGGGGCGAGATCGGGACGGGCCGTCGTCATTGATACCTCCAGTGCGGGGACCTCGGGCTCTGCCCTGGGGAGGGAGCCAAGCGATCACCAATCTCCGTTACGGACGGCGAAGCGGCGCAGCTTCCCCGTGTGTGTCCGCGGCAGCGCCCGGCACAGCTCCACGCTGCGCGGGACCTTGAACGGCGCCAGCCGCCGGCGGGCCAGCGCGATCAGCTCCTCCTCCACCCGCGCCGGATCGGGGTCCGGCACGGCCGGCACCACGAAGGCCCGCAGCTTGCTGGCGCCGCGCTCGTCGGCGACGACGGCGACCACCACCTCGGCGACGGCCGGATGCTCGGCCAGGACCCGCTCCACCTCGACGGGCGACATGGTGATGCCGCCGACCATTTCGAGATCGTCGCGCCGGCCGCGATGGACGTAGGCGCCACCGGGGAGGCGCTCGGCGCGGTCCCCGGTCCGCAGCCAGCCGTCCACCAGGGTCCGGGCGGTCTGCTCCGGCCGGTTGAGGTATCCGGCCATGACGGATCCGCCGCGGACCCAGAGCTCTCCCTCGCCCTCCGAGACGGGTCCGCCGTCGTCGTCGCGTATCTGTATCTCGTAACCGGCCAGGGGGCGGCCGATCGTTCCCGCCTCGTCGGCGTCGAGGGTGCTGGAGCAGAACGCGTGCCCGGCCTCGGTCGAGCCGAGCTGGTCGAGGACGGGGGCCGCGAGCAGGTCCCGCGCCCGTGCCGCGAGCGTCTCGTTGAGCGACTCGCCCGCGGAGACGGCGACCCGCACCGAGGCGAAGGAGGCTCCGTCGCATTCGGCGGCGACGTTGGCGTAGGCGGAGGGGACCGCGTACAGCACGGTGACACCGTGCCGCTCGACCGTCTCCTCGATCTGCGCGGGGCCGGGCCGGTCGCCGAGCAGGACCGCCGACGACCCGGAGAACAGCGGGAAGACCAGCGCGTTGCCCAGGCCGTAGGCGAAGAACAGCTTCGACACCGACAGCGTCACGTCGTCGTGACGGATGCCCACGACCCCCTGCCCGGCCGCGCGGTGGTAGAGGGCGAGGTCGGCGTGGCGGTGCAGCGCGGCCTTGGGCGCCCCGGTCGTGCCGGAGGTGTACTGGGCGTACAGGGCGGTGGCGCCGGTGACCCGGGCGACCGGGCCGGGGGCCGCGCCCGCGGCGAGATCGAGGAGGCGGTCACCGGTGAGGCAGGGCAGGCCGTCGAATCGATCCGCCGTCCTGTCCTCGGCGACGACGAGTGAGGCCTCGCAGTCCTCGGCCATGAAGGCGTGGTCGGCGGCGGTCAGCTCCGGGTTGACCGGCACGACCGTCGCGCCGAGCCGTGCCGTGCCGAGGAAAGCCGCCACCCACGCCACGCCGTCGCCGTGCGCCAGCATCACCCGGTCACCCGGCCGCACGCCCAGGCCGACCAGGGCCGAGGTGGTCCGTGCCGCCAGGTCGTGCACCTCTCCGTGGCTCCAGACGCGATCGCCGGAGTGGAAGGCGGGCGAGGCGGCCCAGCCGTTCCGCTGCGCGAGCTCGGCGAGCTCGGCCGCGATGTTGGTCTGGCCGATCAGTGTCCTGGCCGGCGGGCCGGCCTCGCTCCGGCCGATCCGGATGCCGGTCGCGAGGCCGTTCCGGCGGCCGCTCCGGATCTCAGTCACGTGGTTCACCTCGCGCGGCGGTGTAGGGGCTGATCAGGAACCGGCCGTTCACGCGGCCGATCGGCCACCATCCGCTCTCCAGCAGGTCGGCGAGCTCGGCGAGCGTGCCGTCCTCGTCCTCCCCGCCGTCCCCTCCGGCGAGGGCGCCCGCCACGACCGTCCCGATGAGCCACAGCAGGGCGCCGGAGACCGCGCGGGCCTCGGCGTCCTCCGGGTCGGCCGGGTCGAGCCGGGGGGTGGCGACCAGCATGGCCACGTGCTCGGCCAGTTCGAGCTGGTCCTCGCGGCCCGCTTCGAGGAGCCGCGACCGTGCCGCCGCACGCCGCCGGTCGAGGTCGGCGAGCCAGCCGGGATCGACCTGGTCCATGGTCGCGGCGGCGGTGCCCCGGTCGAGGACGACCGTGAAGCGGGTGGCGGGCCGCGCGGGGGCGGGGCTGGTGAAGCCGGGTGCCGTGCTCGGCCGGGTGGCCTCGCAGAAACCGTGGAGCAGCCGCTCGACGCGGTCGCCGCCCCGGCCCAGCTGGGTGGCCAGGCCGGCGGGCGGCTCGCTCAGCTCGAAGTGCCGTGCCATCGCGCGTCCACTTCCGGGTGGTCGAGGCCCAGCTCGTCTTCGAGGAGGGCCCGGGTCCGCCGGACGAACTCCGTGCGGCACTCGTCGTTCGTCATCCGTTTGATGCCCCATCGGCGGAAGACCTCGTTGTTCCTGGAGTCGCTGCGGCCGAAGAAGGGGAGCGTCATCGTGATCAGCTCGTGTGCCGCCCGCCGTACGTCGTCGCGCTTGGCGGGGTCGGCCACGAGCTGCCGCGCGGTCGTGGTGCCGAACCCGACGTGGAAGCGCTCCTCGGGCATCAGCGACCGGCAGAGCTTGCGCAAGGGGAGGTAGGAGCAGTGGCTGAGATCCTCCATCAGGACGACCTCGGCGAGATCGACGATCGCCTTCGTCATGACGTATTCGGTCCAGCTGCCCACCTCGTATTCGAATACGGAAAGAGGTGATCGGGCGTGGGGATCCTCCAGGCCCAGCTCGGCGGCGAGTTTGTTGAATTTCAGGTGATGGCCGTATTCTTCCATCGCCATTCTGCAGGCCAGCCACTTCTCCCGGGGCGTCGGGGCGAGCGCGATCGACGGCTCGTCGAATATCGCGGCCCCCGCCGCCTCGTTGCGGACATGGCTGTTCACGATCTTGCTGACCGCGGTGATGTACTCGTCTCCGAGGGTGCGAGCCTCCTCCGGGCCGGAAACCACCTGGTTCATGAGAACCCCGAGCGTATCGGACACTTGTCGTCTCCTCTCCAGAGCCGGCCCTGCCGAAGCTAGGACGGTCCCGAGAGGGGGTCAAGTGCCCGATCGGGCACCTCGAAATAGGTGGGAAATTATTTCCGACGGGTAGCCGCAAGCGCCCGGATGGATATGCTCCACACATTCTCGCAGCACACGCTAACACCTTCCGGAAGTTAGGCAAGGCATACTTAATCACTGATCGGCTACCCCGTCCATGTCCTGTGGCTCCGTCAATTGATTTCATTGATTGCCTGTTCTTCGAGGCCCGTGCCAGGGTTATTCGCTATGTGGGACATGGCGACGCGGCGACCCGACCTGACCGTGCAGGATCGCATTCACCGCCCGGAGGATCTGGAGCGCACACTGGCCGAGGCCACGGGGCGCCCGTGCCGTGTGCTGCAGCCGACCTCCGGCGGCGGGCTGCTCCTGGCGGCCGAGACCGAGCGTGACCTCCCGCGTGCGTGGACGGCCGAGCTGGCCGGCCGGATGCGCGCCGCCGTGGCCGGGGAGCACGAGGTGGTGGCCGAGACCGTCGTGCTCGTCGCCCCCGGGCAGCTCGGCCCGGACACCGGGGACGGGCCCGGCCGCTCGGCCCTGCTCAACCGCTACCGCCACGGCGAGATCGAGGTGCTGCACGTCGACTCGCTCACCCCCGCGCCCCGGCCCGCCACGGGGGAGTGGGCGGGACGTGACGCCGGGCGGGACGGCGATCCCGGGCGGGACGGCGACACCGGGGAACGGCCCGCCGCGGCCGGCGCCGGGCCGCTGACGCTCGACGCCGTCCGCCAGGCCGCCGCCGCCATGCTCGGCATGGAGCCCGCGGATCTGGGCGACGAGGACGACCTGGTCCGGTGCGGGCTCGACTCCATCCGCACGATGCAGCTGGCCAACGAGTGGCAGCGCAGGGGGGTGGAGGTCAAGTTCGCCGACCTCTTCGACCGCCCCACGCTCGCCGCCTGGTGGGAGCTGCTGTCGGCCCGCCCGCAACAGGAGAGGCCGGCGCGGGAGACGGCGCCGGAGGTGGACCAGAGCGCGCCGTTCGGGCTCACCCCCGTGCAGTACGCCTACTGGATCGGCCGCCAGGACCGTCAGGTGCTCGGCGGCGTCGGCTGCCACTTCTACGTCGAGTTCGACGGCGCCGGCGTGGACGTGCCGAGGCTGGAGAGCGCCGTCCACGCGCTGTTCCGGCGGCACGCGCTGCTGCGTACCCGCTTCCTCGACGACGGCACCCAGCAGATCCTCGACCGCGGCCCCTGGTCCGGCCTGACCGTGCACGACCTGCGCGGGCAGCCCGCCGAGGCGGCCGCCGAACGGCTCGCCGCTTTACGGGACGAGCTCTCCCACCGGTGCCTGGAGGTGGGCCGCGGCGAGGTGTTCGACCTCCGGATCTCCCTGCTGCCCGGCGGCGCCTACCGGCTGCACACCGGCTTCGACCTCCTCGTCGCCGACGTGCGCAGCATCCAGATCATCCTTGAGGATCTCGCCGCCCTCTACTCCCGGCCCGACGACCCGCTGCCCCCGCTCACCTACGGATTCCCCACCTACCTCGCCGAGCAGGAGGTCCGGCGGCGGGAGGCCCGCCGCGCGGACCGGGAGTACTGGCAGGAGCGCATCGCCGACCTGCCGGGAGGCCCGCAGCTCCCCCTGGCCGTCGAGCCCGAGCGGATCGGGCGGGTCCGCGTGGTCCGCCGCGACCACTGGATGCCGCCCGAGCGGCGCCGGCGGCTGGCCGACCGCGCCCGGGAGCACGGTCTGACGCTGCCGATGGTGCTGGCGACGGCGCTCGCCGAGGTACTGGGCGCCTGGAGCGGCCAGCCCCGCTTCCTGCTGAACCTCCCCCTGTTCGACCGGCAGACGCTCCATCCCGACGTGCCGCTGATGGTCGCCGACTTCACCAACCTGCTCCTGCTCCAGGTCGACCTGTCGGAGGAGATGTCCTTCGCCGACCGGGCCAGGACGCTGCAGAGCCGTTTCCAGGCCGACGTCGCGCACTCGGCGTACTCGGGGGTGGAGGTGCTGCGGGACCTCAACCGCGGCCGGAGCGCCGGCCAGGTGAGCGCCCCCGTCGTGTTCACCAGCGCCGTCGGAATGGGCGACCTCGTGGGCGCCGAGGTCCAGAAGAGCCTCGGCGACCTCGGCTGGATGCTCTCCCAGACGCCCCAGGTGTGGCTGGACCACCAGGTGGTCGAGGTGGACGGCGGGCTGCTGTTCAACTGGGACGCCGTCGAGGAGCTGTTCCCCGCGGGCGTGCTGGACGCGATGGCCGGCGCCTTCGCGGGCCTGCTCGGGCGGCTGGCGGAGGACGAGTGGGACGCACCCGTCCCCGAACTTCTGCCCCACGGCCAGCGTGCGGTCCGCGGGCGGGTCAACGACACCCGCGGGCCGGTCCCGCCCGGACTGCTGCACTCGGGGTTCTTCGCCCTGGCCGAGCGGGAGCCAGGGCGGGTCGCGCTGGCCGGCGACGGCGTCGAGCTGTCCTACGGCGAGCTCGCCGGCCGGGCCCTGCGGGTGGCGGCCGCGCTGCGCGCCCGCGGCGTCGGTCCGGGCGACGCGGTGACCGTCTCCCTTCCGAAGGGCGCCGACCAGATCGTCGCCGTGCTCGGGGTGCTGGCGGCGGGCGGGGTCTACGTGCCGGTGGGCGTCGACCAGCCGCAGGCCCGCAGGGACCGGATCGCCTCGCTGTCGCGGGCGGTGACGTCCGTCGAGGACGTGGCAGCCCTCCGCGTCGGCGCTCCCCTGGCGGGGCCGGTGGAGGTGGATCCGGGTGCGCCGGCGTATGTGATCTTCACGTCGGGGTCGACGGGGGAGCCCAAGGGGGTTGAGGTGTCGCATCGGGCGGCGCTCAACACGGTGGTGGATGTGAATGAGCGGTTCGGGGTGGGGCCCGGTGATCGGGTGCTGGCGCTGTCGGCGCTGGACTTCGACCTGTCGGTGTGGGACGTGTTCGGGCTGCTGTCGGTCGGCGGCGCCCTGGTGCTGATCACCGAGGACGAGCGCAGGGACGCCGCCCGCTGGGCGGAGGCGGTGGCCGGGCACGGCGTGACGGTGTGGAACACCGTCCCGGCGCTGCTCGACATGCTGCTGGTCGCCGGCGAGACCGCGCCGGGAGCGCTGGACGGCCTGCGGCTGGCGATGGTCTCGGGCGACTGGGTCGGGCTGGACCTGCCCGGCCGACTGGCCGCGGCGGCGCCGGGCTGTCGTCTGGTCGCCCTGGGCGGGGCCACGGAGGCAGCCATCTGGTCCAACTTCACCGACGTGCCGGTGCCGGTGCCGGCCCACTGGACCTCGGTCCCCTACGGCAGGCCGCTCACCAACCAGCGGTTCCGCGTGGTGGACGGCCGGGGGCGTGACTGTCCCGACTGGGTGCCGGGTGAGCTGTGGATCGGCGGGGCCGGGGTGGCGCTGGGCTACCGGGGGGATGCGGAGGTGACGGCGGCCAAGTTCGTCGAGCGCGACGGCGCCCGCTGGTACCGGACCGGTGACCTGGGCCGTTACTGGCCCGACGGCACGCTGGAGTTCCTCGGCCGGGCCGACCTGCAGGTGAAGGTGGGCGGCCACCGGATCGAGCTGGGCGAGATCGAGAGCGCGCTGGCGGCGCACCCGGAGGTGGGCCACGCGGTGGTCACCACGGTCGGGCACCCCACCCGCCGGCTGGCCGCGCTGGTGACGGCGCCCGGCGGCACCGCCCCCCCGGGGCTGCGGGACTGGCTCGCCGAACGGCTGCCGCCGTACATGGTCCCCGAGCGGTTCGCGGCGCTGCCGGACCTGCCCCTCAGCGCCAACGGCAAAGTCGACCGCGGCGCCGTGCGCACCCTCCTCGAAGACCGGCTCGCCGGCCGCACCGAGCGGTCCGTGCCGCCGGCCGGCCCGGTCGAGACGGCCGTGGCGGAGATCTGGAGCGAGCTGCTCGGTCTGCCCGCCGTGGGCCGGGACCAGAACTTCTTCACCCTCGGCGGCGACAGCCTGCTCGCGACGCGGCTGATGACCAGGCTGCGCGCCGCGGGCATCGGCGGGGCGGAGCTGTCCCGGCTGTTCGAGACGCCCGTGCTCGCCGACTTCGCGGCCACCCTCGAACTCGGCGGCGCCGCCCTCACGCAGCGGACGCTGACGCCCGACACCGAGCACCGGCACGACCCGTTCCCCCCGACCGACGTGCAGCGCGCCTACTGGGTCGGGCGGACCGACGACTTCGCCCTCGGCGGCGTGGGCTGCCACTTCTACACCGAATACGACATCACCGGAATGGACCTCGCCCGGCTCGAAGAGGCGTGGAACCTGCTCATCGCGCGCCACGAGATGCTGCGGGCCGAGTTCCTCCCCGACGGCCGCCAGCGCATCCTGCCCGAGGTGCCGAGGTTCGCCATCCCGGTCACCGACGTCCCCGGCGCCGACGACGGCACGGCCGACCGGGCCCTGGCGGAGCTGCGGGACGCCATGTCCCACCAGCTGATCGACGCGACGCGCTGGCCCCTGTTCGACGTGCGGGCCGTGCGCTACGGCGGTGACCGCACCCGCATCGGGATCAGCTTCGACAACATCATCCTCGACGCGCTGAGCTCGATGAACGTGCTGCGGGAGCTGGAGGTCCTCTACACCGACCCCGGCGCCGGGCTGCCCCCGGTCGGCATGTCCTTCCGCGACTACGTGCTCGGCGTCCAGCCGGATCCCGCCGCGCTCGAAAAGGCGCGGAAGTACTGGTCCGGACGGGTGACAGAGCTGCCCCCCGCGCCCCAGCTCCCGCTCGCCGCCGACCCCTCGCAGATCGGCCGCCCCCGCTTCGTACGGCGCCAGGCCCGCCTGTCGCCCGAGAAGTGGCAGGCGGTCAAGGAGTCCGCGAGGCGGCACGCGCTCACCCCCTCGACCGTGCTCGCCACGGCCTTCGCCGAGGTGCTGGGGGCGTGGAGCGCGCGGCAGGACCTGACGATCAACCTCACCCTCTTCGACCGCAGGGAGGTCCACCCCGACATCGACAAGGTCCTGGGCGACTTCACCTCCCTGCTGCTCGTCGCCTACGAGCCCGTCGCCGGGGAGAGCTGGCTCGACGGCGCCCGCCGCCTGCAGCAGCAGGTGGTCCGCGACCTCGAGCACAGCGACGCCTCGGCCATCTGGGTCATGCGGGAGCTGGCCAGGAGCACCGGCTCCGCCGAGGTCTCCATGCCGGTGGTGTTCACCAGCACGCTCGGCGTGACGGGCGACGACCCGTGGAACGCCGGCGCGCGGCTCTTCGCCGAGCCGGTCTGGGGCGTCTCCCAGACGCCCCAGGTGTGGCTGGACCACCAGGTGGTGGAGGCGGAGGGCGGGCTGCTGTTCAACTGGGACGCGGTCGAGGAGCTGTTCCCCGCGGGCATGCTGGACGCGATGTTCGGCGCCTTCGCCGAGATGCTGGAGTGGCTGGCCGGGGACGACTGGGACGCCGCGGCGCCCTGCCCGGTCCCGGCCGGCCAGCTCGTGGTCCGCTCCGAGGCGAACGGCACCGCGGGTCCGGTGCCCGAGGGGAGCCTGCACGCGGGGTTCTTCGCCCTGGCCGAGCGGGAGCCCGGCCGGGTCGCGCTGGCCGGCGACGGCGTCGAGCTGTCCTACGGCGAGCTCGCCGGCCGGGCCCTGCGGGTGGCGGGGGCGCTGCGGTCGCGGAACGTCGGGCCGGGCGACGCGGTCGCGGTGACGGTGCCGCGAGGCGCCGACCAGCTCGTGGCGGTGCTGGGGGTGCTGGCCGCCGGCGCGACCTACGTCCCCGTGGGGGTGGATCAGCCCCCCGTCCGCCGGGACCGCATCTACCGGCGCGCGGGCGTGCGGCTGGTGCTGACGGGCGAGCCCGGCGTCTCCCCGGACGGGGCCCCGGACGGGGGCTCGAACGGCTCCCCGGACCGCGGCTCGAACGGCTCTTCGGACGGCTCCCCGGACGGCGTGGAGCGCGTGCCGGTGACGGAGGCCGTCGGCGCTCCCCTGGCGGGGCCGGTGGAGGTGGATCCGGGTGCGCCGGCGTATGTGATCTTCACGTCGGGGTCGACGGGGGAGCCCAAGGGGGTCGAGGTGTCGCATCGGGCGGCGCTCAACACGGTGGTGGATGTGAATGAGCGGTTCGGGGTGGGGCCTGATGATCGGGTGCTGGCGCTGTCGGCGCTGGACTTCGACCTGTCGGTGTGGGACGTGTTCGGGCTGCTGTCGGCCGGCGGCGCCCTGGTACTGGTGGAGGAGGAGGCCCGGCGGGAGGCGCGCCGGTGGGCGGAGCTGATGGCGGCGCACGGCGTGACGGTGTGGAACACCGTCCCCGCGCTGCTGGACATGCTGCTGGTCGCGGTGCCCGAGGGACTCCCGCCGGACCTGCGGCTGGCGATGGTCTCGGGTGACTGGGTCGGGCTGGACCTGCCCGGCCGGCTGGCCGCGGCGGCGCCGGGCTGCCGCCTGGTCGCCCTGGGCGGGGCCACGGAGGCAGCCATCTGGTCCAACGCGTTCGAGGTCGCAGAGGTGGACCCGGGATGGCGGTCGATCCCCTACGGGTTCCCGCTGCGCAACCAGTGCTACCGCGTGGTGGACGGCCGGGGGCGTGACTGTCCCGACTGGGTGCCGGGCGAGCTGTGGATCGGCGGGGCCGGGGTGGCGCTGGGCTACC comes from Streptosporangium roseum DSM 43021 and encodes:
- the pabB gene encoding aminodeoxychorismate synthase component I, with translation MRTLIIDNYDSYTYNLFQLIAETYGVEPVVLANDDDSWHRMDLDRFDALIISPGPGRPQVERDIGASLDVIRESGLPVLGVCLGHQALGWLSGADVVPAPAPIHGYVEEIRHCGRDLFHGLPQGFNAVRYHSLCVATPAPDDLEITAWAGDSVVMGLRHRTMPWWGVQFHPESISTEYGPALLRNFRELALSAGRKDGGGACPTRSPRWSLEVERVPGAADAETVFAELFGAQPYAFWLDSSRTGQGAARFSFLGDAGGPHGEVLSCGAGSGSVQVHDASGIGTAIYNSIFDVLDDRVRSRAVAADPALPFDLNSGYVGHFGYELKRDCGAASPHVSPLPDAVWMSATRFVAIDHETEETWAVALTDGRPRSRTLARRWVSGAAEAAEAGRRPVDDPVVADGPPDGEEFDPEPWLVRSREGYLADIEECLRLLRAGESYEICLTNVAEIPFDGSAHALYLRQRRLNPAPYAAYLRLGDHEVLCSSPERFLKVGRDGIAESKPIKGTAPRHPEPRSDEALRDELASSDKTRAENLMIVDLLRNDLGRICDIGTVDVPRFMAVESYTTVHQLVSTVRGRLHEDMSAVLAARACFPGGSMTGAPKLRTMEIIDRLEGRARGVYSGTIGFFGLNGTADLNIVIRTAIAHSGRLTVGAGGAIVLDSDPVEEYEEMLLKARAPLRGLNGLAGAPVSRGTPAAVRAADPG
- a CDS encoding aminotransferase class IV, producing MTTARPDLAPLTGRRLSWSREASFLPGPGGSAEPPAVVDSWLVARGRVRGLALHEQRFQLACSRLVPGLPRSTVRRFLADVRRELPGEGRWFPRIEAYGGSSPGLALWMRPAPGTGDTVSLWIPRRPDPRTRPGVKGPDLPALADLRAGARAAGADDALLYAGDGTALEAAHSSIVWWRRDTLCVPAPDLAVLPSITRVLLEQLAWAWRFRIRSERCSPDELQRVETWTLNALHGIRPVRAWVDAHGRTVEARVSGRAGEWRRALHARALLSHALPAGGKSAAAL
- a CDS encoding AMP-binding protein — translated: MTEIRSGRRNGLATGIRIGRSEAGPPARTLIGQTNIAAELAELAQRNGWAASPAFHSGDRVWSHGEVHDLAARTTSALVGLGVRPGDRVMLAHGDGVAWVAAFLGTARLGATVVPVNPELTAADHAFMAEDCEASLVVAEDRTADRFDGLPCLTGDRLLDLAAGAAPGPVARVTGATALYAQYTSGTTGAPKAALHRHADLALYHRAAGQGVVGIRHDDVTLSVSKLFFAYGLGNALVFPLFSGSSAVLLGDRPGPAQIEETVERHGVTVLYAVPSAYANVAAECDGASFASVRVAVSAGESLNETLAARARDLLAAPVLDQLGSTEAGHAFCSSTLDADEAGTIGRPLAGYEIQIRDDDGGPVSEGEGELWVRGGSVMAGYLNRPEQTARTLVDGWLRTGDRAERLPGGAYVHRGRRDDLEMVGGITMSPVEVERVLAEHPAVAEVVVAVVADERGASKLRAFVVPAVPDPDPARVEEELIALARRRLAPFKVPRSVELCRALPRTHTGKLRRFAVRNGDW
- a CDS encoding Phenylacetic acid catabolic protein, yielding MNQVVSGPEEARTLGDEYITAVSKIVNSHVRNEAAGAAIFDEPSIALAPTPREKWLACRMAMEEYGHHLKFNKLAAELGLEDPHARSPLSVFEYEVGSWTEYVMTKAIVDLAEVVLMEDLSHCSYLPLRKLCRSLMPEERFHVGFGTTTARQLVADPAKRDDVRRAAHELITMTLPFFGRSDSRNNEVFRRWGIKRMTNDECRTEFVRRTRALLEDELGLDHPEVDARWHGTSS
- a CDS encoding non-ribosomal peptide synthetase: MATRRPDLTVQDRIHRPEDLERTLAEATGRPCRVLQPTSGGGLLLAAETERDLPRAWTAELAGRMRAAVAGEHEVVAETVVLVAPGQLGPDTGDGPGRSALLNRYRHGEIEVLHVDSLTPAPRPATGEWAGRDAGRDGDPGRDGDTGERPAAAGAGPLTLDAVRQAAAAMLGMEPADLGDEDDLVRCGLDSIRTMQLANEWQRRGVEVKFADLFDRPTLAAWWELLSARPQQERPARETAPEVDQSAPFGLTPVQYAYWIGRQDRQVLGGVGCHFYVEFDGAGVDVPRLESAVHALFRRHALLRTRFLDDGTQQILDRGPWSGLTVHDLRGQPAEAAAERLAALRDELSHRCLEVGRGEVFDLRISLLPGGAYRLHTGFDLLVADVRSIQIILEDLAALYSRPDDPLPPLTYGFPTYLAEQEVRRREARRADREYWQERIADLPGGPQLPLAVEPERIGRVRVVRRDHWMPPERRRRLADRAREHGLTLPMVLATALAEVLGAWSGQPRFLLNLPLFDRQTLHPDVPLMVADFTNLLLLQVDLSEEMSFADRARTLQSRFQADVAHSAYSGVEVLRDLNRGRSAGQVSAPVVFTSAVGMGDLVGAEVQKSLGDLGWMLSQTPQVWLDHQVVEVDGGLLFNWDAVEELFPAGVLDAMAGAFAGLLGRLAEDEWDAPVPELLPHGQRAVRGRVNDTRGPVPPGLLHSGFFALAEREPGRVALAGDGVELSYGELAGRALRVAAALRARGVGPGDAVTVSLPKGADQIVAVLGVLAAGGVYVPVGVDQPQARRDRIASLSRAVTSVEDVAALRVGAPLAGPVEVDPGAPAYVIFTSGSTGEPKGVEVSHRAALNTVVDVNERFGVGPGDRVLALSALDFDLSVWDVFGLLSVGGALVLITEDERRDAARWAEAVAGHGVTVWNTVPALLDMLLVAGETAPGALDGLRLAMVSGDWVGLDLPGRLAAAAPGCRLVALGGATEAAIWSNFTDVPVPVPAHWTSVPYGRPLTNQRFRVVDGRGRDCPDWVPGELWIGGAGVALGYRGDAEVTAAKFVERDGARWYRTGDLGRYWPDGTLEFLGRADLQVKVGGHRIELGEIESALAAHPEVGHAVVTTVGHPTRRLAALVTAPGGTAPPGLRDWLAERLPPYMVPERFAALPDLPLSANGKVDRGAVRTLLEDRLAGRTERSVPPAGPVETAVAEIWSELLGLPAVGRDQNFFTLGGDSLLATRLMTRLRAAGIGGAELSRLFETPVLADFAATLELGGAALTQRTLTPDTEHRHDPFPPTDVQRAYWVGRTDDFALGGVGCHFYTEYDITGMDLARLEEAWNLLIARHEMLRAEFLPDGRQRILPEVPRFAIPVTDVPGADDGTADRALAELRDAMSHQLIDATRWPLFDVRAVRYGGDRTRIGISFDNIILDALSSMNVLRELEVLYTDPGAGLPPVGMSFRDYVLGVQPDPAALEKARKYWSGRVTELPPAPQLPLAADPSQIGRPRFVRRQARLSPEKWQAVKESARRHALTPSTVLATAFAEVLGAWSARQDLTINLTLFDRREVHPDIDKVLGDFTSLLLVAYEPVAGESWLDGARRLQQQVVRDLEHSDASAIWVMRELARSTGSAEVSMPVVFTSTLGVTGDDPWNAGARLFAEPVWGVSQTPQVWLDHQVVEAEGGLLFNWDAVEELFPAGMLDAMFGAFAEMLEWLAGDDWDAAAPCPVPAGQLVVRSEANGTAGPVPEGSLHAGFFALAEREPGRVALAGDGVELSYGELAGRALRVAGALRSRNVGPGDAVAVTVPRGADQLVAVLGVLAAGATYVPVGVDQPPVRRDRIYRRAGVRLVLTGEPGVSPDGAPDGGSNGSPDRGSNGSSDGSPDGVERVPVTEAVGAPLAGPVEVDPGAPAYVIFTSGSTGEPKGVEVSHRAALNTVVDVNERFGVGPDDRVLALSALDFDLSVWDVFGLLSAGGALVLVEEEARREARRWAELMAAHGVTVWNTVPALLDMLLVAVPEGLPPDLRLAMVSGDWVGLDLPGRLAAAAPGCRLVALGGATEAAIWSNAFEVAEVDPGWRSIPYGFPLRNQCYRVVDGRGRDCPDWVPGELWIGGAGVALGYRGDAEVTAAKFVERDGARWYRTGDLGRYWPDGTLEFLGRADHQVKVRGHRIELGEVESALHAHPGVDHAVVTTVGQPTRRLAALVVAAPGTGPRELRDWLAERLPPYAVPPTITMLDRFPLSANGKVDRGALAKLAERDGQGTDEDAPPSGPVEEALGRIWCELLGLDRVGRHQSFVALGGDSILAARLAEEIRIGFGADLALREIFAGPTVAEHAALIEQRRTETETAAFEEGAI